ATGGTTTTGCTACTGCGTTTCCTACGGGTATTGCTATGGCATCTTGCTGGGATGTTGATCTCATGTATAAGATTGGTGCTGTGCTGGCTCATGAGAGTCTTGCTAATGACTGCGATGTTCTTCTAGGTCCCTGTGTTAATATTGTACGTTTTCCTCTGGGAGGCAGAAACTTTGAGACTTTTTCCGAGGATCCTTTGCTTGCTGGTAAGCTTGGTGCCTCTTATGTACGCGGATTACAGGATAATGGTGTTGCTGCCTGTCTTAAGCATTTTGCTCTCAATAATCAGGAGCATGAGCGTACAAGGGTTAGTGTGGAGGTTGAGGAGCGGGCTTTACGCGAGATTTATCTAAGAGTGTTTGAGATTGTTATCCGGGAGGCCAATCCCTGGACTGTTATGTGTTCTTATAACAGGATAAGGGGAGAGTATGCCAGCAGCAACTCTTATCTTCTCCGAGATGTGCTTAAAGGTGAATGGGCTTATGATGGTGTTGTCATGTCCGATTGGGGTGCCAATCATGAGGTGTATGGGAGTCTTGCTGCTGGTCTTGATCTTGAGATGCCTGGGCCTGCCCTCTACAGGGGCTATTTGCTTGAGGAGGCTGTCAAAAACTGGCAGATAGATGAGTCTGTTGTTGATGAGGCTGTTGAGAGGCTTGTGAGGCTTGCAAAAAGGCTTGCTTTCTATCGGGAAAAGAACAAGAATCGGAGCTTTTTCCTCTCAGATGCTGGACAGGCTGAGCTTGCCTTTAGGGTTGCTGCGGAGTCCTGTGTGTTGCTAAAAAACGAGAATAGTGTTCTCCCTCTTGATACTACAGACATAAAGAGGCTTGCCGTACTTGGTCCCTGTGCTGATGTTGCTGTCTATGGTGGTGGTGGTAGTTCAATTGTCAATTGCGCAAGAACAACTACTCCTCTTGATGGCCTCAGGGAGTTTTTGCCGGATGATGTGGAGATTGTTTACCACGAGGGTGCTTCCAACAGGGTGCGAGCTGATAGGTTTTCTTTTGCAGGGCTTGAGGTGTCTTGGGATGATAAGTCAGGATTTATAGAAGAGTATTTTCCCAATAGGTTATTCTTGGGAGAGCCTGTTAGTGTTCGTCATGTTGAGGCTATTGATTTTTGGAAACTTTTCCCCCCTGTTGATGAGATTGATACCAATAATTTTTCTGTAAGGTGGAAGGGAAAAGTAAGAGCAAAAAAGAGTGGGGACTATGTTTTTAAGCTTTCTTATCAGGGGGATTTCTCTTTTTATATAGATGGAAATTGCGTTGTTTCTGATAGCAACTGGAAGGCTAGTCCTCCGTATCCCTTTTTTACTGTCAAAAAATATCCTGTTAGTCTCACAGCTGGACGGGAGTATGAGTTTTGTGTGGAGCTTGCCAATGCTACGGAAGATGAGCGTTCTGCTATGATTTTACAGGCGCTTTATATGGAGAGTCCGGAAGAGCAGCATAAAAAGATTGCCGATGCGGTTTCTGTTGCAAAATCCTGTGACAGGGTACTTGTTTTTCTCGGACATCCTGTGGGCTATGAAACAGAGGGAGCCGACAGAGATGATATGAGACTTCCGGGTGCTCAGGATAAGCTCGTGGAAGAGTTGTGTAAGGTCAGAGATGATGTGGTAGTTGTTCTCAATACAGGTTCTCCCGTGGAGATGCCATGGATAGATGATGTTGCTGCTGTTATTCAAGCTCATTTTTATGGTCAGGAAGGTGGCAGAGCTGTTGCTGCTGTCCTTACAGGTGATGTTAATCCATCGGGAAGGCTTACAGTAACATATCCCATGAGATATGAGGATAATCCTGCGTATATCAATTATCCAGGTGCAAAGACTGTCAATTATGGAGAGGGAATCTTTGTGGGGTACCGGTATTATATGAGCAAAAATATCCCTGTTTTGTTTCCTTTTGGGCATGGGCTTTCTTATACGTCTTTTTCTTATTCTGCTCTTAATATATCTGGTAATGTCGAAGAGGGAATAATTGTTTCTGTGGATGTTGAGAATACGGGTGATGTGGATGGTGCGGAGGTTGTTCAAGTTTATGTAAGGGATATCGAGTCTTCCGAGGTAAGGCCCAGTATTGAGCTTGCAGGGTTTTCCAGACTTGAGTTGCAAAGGGGAGAGAAGAAAAGAGTTGAGATAGCTCTTGATAAGCGCTCATTTATGTTCTACAGCGATAAGAAAAAGGATTGGCTGCTTGAGAAGGGTGATTTTGAAATACTTGTTGGCGCTTCCTGTTCTGATATAAGGCTTAGGGGTAATGTGACCGTGTAGGTTTCTTTGGTTTTATGTTTATGTCCGGCATCAGCCGGACTTTTTTGTTATAAAAACATTGACTAAAAAGTAAAAAGTACTTTATATTATAAAGTATATATTGTTATAACGATCTGGAGGTTTTTATGGGTATCGATGATACAAAGAAAGCTATGGATGATATCAAGGTTATTAAGGAATCCATAGCTTTGGCCAAAGGGGTTAGGTCGGGTATGTTTTCTTTCTTTTTTATTCTATGGGGGGCAATATATCTTATAGGATTTTCTGGCTCGCAGTTCTTAACAAATGTTTTATCGGGCAAATTATGGCTTATTCTCTCTATTGTTGGTATTATATCAAATTTTGTCGGTGCTTTCTTCTTAGGTAGTAAATCTGTTGGCAAAACAGGAATAAGAATTATGCTATTTTGGATCATGCTGATAATATATGTTTGTATGTGGATTTTTGCTATGGGTGGTCTTGATTACAGACTTCTCTCATTTTTTCTTATCACTACTGCCATGTTTGGCTATGTTGTCATGGGCTTGTGGTTTGATATGCGTATTGTTTTCTCAGCTCTCGTTGTAACAGGGCTTGCCGTTATAAGCTTTTTGTTTATTCCTTCCTTGAGCGCTCTCATCATGGGAATCTTGGGCGGTGGTACAATGATTTTCTCAGGTATTTATCTTGCAAGACTGGGAAAAGCAGAGGCATAAAATGGAGGATCCTGCTTATATCGATATAATGATTCATGAGCCCGCAAGGCTTAAAATAATGTCTTCCCTTATGGGAATTTCAGAAGGAGATATGGCTGATTTTTCGCTTCTTAAGAAGCTTACCGGACTCAGTGATGGAAACTTGAGTGTGCAGCTAAGAAGGCTTGAAGACTGTGGTTATGTGCTGATAGACAAACGTTTTGTTGGAAGAAAGCCTAAAACCTTTGTTAGTATAAGCGATAGAGGACGCAGAGCTTTTTACTCTTATGTTGATACTCTGGAAAAAATAATCAATGCTGCTACAGAAAACCAGAAAAAAGACGTAAAATAGTTTTTTGCTTATATTCTACAATGCCGCAGGCAGGAGTCGCTGCGCTACTTTTTATACCGAACGCACAGCCCTAACTGTGTTAGGGCTGTGCTGCTCCCTGCAGTAGAAGAAAATAAGGCCTTTGTTTACGAGTGGCGCAGCGACGACGTTCGGTATAATATTTTTTAGATTTCTGTTATGCTTTCTCCGTCTACAAACGGTATGTCAAATTCTATCCGAGAAGGGGGGGGGTCTCTTTTTTCCAGTATATCTATAAGAATCTCTGCGGCTGTTCTGCCCATATCTACGAGGGGTTGTGCCATGGTTGCAAGGCTGGGGTGTACTACGCGGCTTTCCGGGGTACAGTCAAAGCCTGTTACAGATAGGTCCTCAGGTATCTTTATGCCCAACTCGCGTGCACGTCTTATTACCCCGAGTGCCATGGAGTCGGTACCGCAGACTATGGCTGTAGGACGGCTTTTGCGGGAGAGAAGAGTATCCAGTGCCTGAGCGCCGCTTTCTTCTGTAAAATCTCCATAATATAGCCAGTCAGGATCGAAGTCGATATTGTTTTCTCTTATGGCCTCCTGAAAGCCTGCAAAACGCTCTTCCATGTGGTATGTCCTTATTGCGGAGTGCAGGAAGCCTATTTTTTTGTGACCAAGTTCTATAAGGTGCTGTACCAGTGTTTTCATTGCTTCACGGTTTTTTGAGTCCACTACTGGTATATCTGCTGATATTTGTTTTTCTCCTACTATACAGCAGGGTATTTTCTTCTCCTGAATTGTTTTTATTTCTTTCTCAGTGAAGTTTGCCGAGAGAAATATCAGACCGTCTGCTTTTTTTTCAAAAAACAACCTGAAAAACGGAAAATCGTTTTCTCCGTGCCGCCTTTGGGTTGATATCAATATGTCAAATCCTCTGTTTATTCCCTCCCATTCTATTCCTCTCAAAAGACCGATAAAATACGGGTTTGATTCCAACCCTATGTTGTTGGCAAGAGGTGCTACTATTCCTATACTGCCTATTTTGCTGCTGGATAGGCTTCTTGCTGCACTATTGGGATGATAATCTAGTTCTTCTATTATTCTAAGAATTTTTTTCCTTGTTTCTTCTTTTACATTGGGGTTTCCGTTGATTACACGGGATACGGTCATAACGGATACACCTGCCCTTTTTGCGACTTCTTTCTGGGTTATCATCCATCCTCCCCGATACAAGACATCCTATCACTTTGTTTTCTGATGATATTATGGCTTATATTATAAATACATATTGTTCTGTGATAAAGTCTTTTTCTTTGCGTTGGCTTTATTTTATCTGTTTTTGCATTATTTACTCTAGAAATTTACTACCAGATACTATAAGTCTCATATATGTA
This sequence is a window from Spirochaetia bacterium 38H-sp. Protein-coding genes within it:
- a CDS encoding transcriptional regulator — translated: MEDPAYIDIMIHEPARLKIMSSLMGISEGDMADFSLLKKLTGLSDGNLSVQLRRLEDCGYVLIDKRFVGRKPKTFVSISDRGRRAFYSYVDTLEKIINAATENQKKDVK
- a CDS encoding glycoside hydrolase family 3 C-terminal domain-containing protein: MDFYFNDDAARRIDEDVRCIVSSLSLHQKVMLLSGKDYWSTWAFPEAGLDAVVMTDGPNGVRIGNESSSRPKDGFATAFPTGIAMASCWDVDLMYKIGAVLAHESLANDCDVLLGPCVNIVRFPLGGRNFETFSEDPLLAGKLGASYVRGLQDNGVAACLKHFALNNQEHERTRVSVEVEERALREIYLRVFEIVIREANPWTVMCSYNRIRGEYASSNSYLLRDVLKGEWAYDGVVMSDWGANHEVYGSLAAGLDLEMPGPALYRGYLLEEAVKNWQIDESVVDEAVERLVRLAKRLAFYREKNKNRSFFLSDAGQAELAFRVAAESCVLLKNENSVLPLDTTDIKRLAVLGPCADVAVYGGGGSSIVNCARTTTPLDGLREFLPDDVEIVYHEGASNRVRADRFSFAGLEVSWDDKSGFIEEYFPNRLFLGEPVSVRHVEAIDFWKLFPPVDEIDTNNFSVRWKGKVRAKKSGDYVFKLSYQGDFSFYIDGNCVVSDSNWKASPPYPFFTVKKYPVSLTAGREYEFCVELANATEDERSAMILQALYMESPEEQHKKIADAVSVAKSCDRVLVFLGHPVGYETEGADRDDMRLPGAQDKLVEELCKVRDDVVVVLNTGSPVEMPWIDDVAAVIQAHFYGQEGGRAVAAVLTGDVNPSGRLTVTYPMRYEDNPAYINYPGAKTVNYGEGIFVGYRYYMSKNIPVLFPFGHGLSYTSFSYSALNISGNVEEGIIVSVDVENTGDVDGAEVVQVYVRDIESSEVRPSIELAGFSRLELQRGEKKRVEIALDKRSFMFYSDKKKDWLLEKGDFEILVGASCSDIRLRGNVTV
- a CDS encoding LacI family DNA-binding transcriptional regulator, whose protein sequence is MITQKEVAKRAGVSVMTVSRVINGNPNVKEETRKKILRIIEELDYHPNSAARSLSSSKIGSIGIVAPLANNIGLESNPYFIGLLRGIEWEGINRGFDILISTQRRHGENDFPFFRLFFEKKADGLIFLSANFTEKEIKTIQEKKIPCCIVGEKQISADIPVVDSKNREAMKTLVQHLIELGHKKIGFLHSAIRTYHMEERFAGFQEAIRENNIDFDPDWLYYGDFTEESGAQALDTLLSRKSRPTAIVCGTDSMALGVIRRARELGIKIPEDLSVTGFDCTPESRVVHPSLATMAQPLVDMGRTAAEILIDILEKRDPPPSRIEFDIPFVDGESITEI